One genomic region from Geothermobacter hydrogeniphilus encodes:
- a CDS encoding rhomboid family intramembrane serine protease, whose product MNLTEIFRALGLNTPRWQWRAMRWERALRNLKRGELPTTSIQVSRTLILANLVFFVLMIVQGMLAGQGLRPLLSPDGYLLIHAGAQYWPLVLSEGEWWRCISYAFTHAGLIHLAFNMVVLYQVGPLVESELGPGRFLTLYTLCALTGSWADYLWHPLAPVVGASSAIFGLIGFAAVHYHRLGDPGSIQRRNFMLQWAVFAFIFGLLVGADNAGHAGGVIGGVIFGLLLPMSWQLRRATNKLFQVLGGVSLLVLVGSQLMLILSWFQSRG is encoded by the coding sequence ATGAACCTGACTGAAATCTTTCGCGCTCTCGGCCTCAACACTCCCCGCTGGCAGTGGCGTGCCATGCGCTGGGAGCGCGCCCTGCGAAACCTCAAACGGGGCGAACTGCCGACCACCTCGATCCAGGTCAGCCGGACGCTGATCCTTGCCAACCTGGTCTTTTTTGTCCTGATGATTGTCCAGGGAATGCTCGCCGGACAGGGCCTGCGCCCCCTGCTCTCCCCCGACGGCTACCTGTTGATCCATGCCGGCGCCCAGTACTGGCCGCTGGTCCTCAGCGAGGGAGAATGGTGGCGCTGCATCAGCTACGCCTTCACCCATGCCGGGCTGATCCACCTCGCTTTCAACATGGTGGTTCTCTACCAGGTCGGTCCGCTGGTCGAAAGCGAACTCGGTCCCGGTCGTTTCCTGACCCTCTACACCCTCTGCGCCCTGACCGGCTCCTGGGCCGATTATCTCTGGCATCCCCTGGCCCCGGTGGTCGGCGCCTCGTCCGCGATCTTCGGCCTGATCGGCTTTGCCGCCGTCCACTATCACCGCCTCGGTGATCCCGGGTCCATTCAGCGCCGCAACTTCATGCTGCAATGGGCGGTGTTCGCCTTTATCTTCGGGCTGCTGGTCGGGGCCGACAACGCCGGACATGCCGGCGGCGTCATCGGCGGGGTGATCTTCGGGCTGCTGCTGCCGATGAGCTGGCAGTTGCGGCGCGCCACGAACAAGCTGTTCCAGGTTCTCGGCGGCGTCAGCCTGCTGGTTCTGGTCGGCAGCCAGCTGATGCTGATTCTCTCCTGGTTTCAAAGCAGGGGATAA
- the ybaK gene encoding Cys-tRNA(Pro) deacylase — protein MAKIKFPVTPAVRLLKQHRVAFIPHLYSYQEKGGTAASARELGIDEHRVIKTLIMEDERRQPLIVLMHGDREVSTRQLARTIGCKSIQPCAPEVANRHSGYLVGGTSPFGTRKQMPVYMEESITDLETIYLNGGKRGFLVEIAATDVTRLLEPRPVRVAI, from the coding sequence ATGGCCAAGATCAAGTTTCCGGTCACCCCGGCCGTCCGCCTGCTGAAACAGCACCGGGTCGCCTTCATCCCGCACCTCTACAGCTACCAGGAGAAAGGCGGCACCGCCGCCTCGGCCCGGGAACTGGGGATCGACGAACACCGGGTGATCAAGACCCTGATCATGGAGGATGAACGACGGCAGCCGCTGATCGTCCTGATGCACGGCGACCGGGAAGTCTCAACCCGGCAACTGGCACGCACGATCGGCTGCAAATCGATCCAGCCCTGCGCGCCGGAGGTCGCCAACCGGCATTCCGGCTACCTGGTCGGCGGCACCTCTCCGTTCGGCACCCGAAAACAGATGCCGGTCTACATGGAGGAAAGTATTACGGACCTCGAAACCATTTACCTCAACGGCGGCAAACGCGGATTCCTGGTCGAGATCGCCGCAACCGATGTGACCCGCCTGCTCGAACCGCGACCGGTCCGGGTGGCCATCTGA
- a CDS encoding SIR2 family NAD-dependent protein deacylase → MTEAVQKAAEILRKAEALVITAGAGMGVDSGLPDFRGDHGFWNAYPMYRHLGINFVGAANPEHFERDPAFGWGFYGHRTNLYRETKPHAGFDLLQSWAARFNLDTFVVTSNVDGQFQKAGFAEEQILEVHGSIHHLQCLIPCSNAIWPNREEIAVDFDSMRADRVPQCPHCGGTARPNILMFGDCSWLPQRSHGQQMRFDLFCDQHRDRRLAVVEMGAGTAIPTIRHISERLGGRSNAGVVRINPREAHIRPPHIGLPCGALEGLRAIDQLLS, encoded by the coding sequence ATGACAGAAGCAGTTCAGAAAGCGGCGGAGATCCTGCGGAAGGCCGAAGCACTGGTCATCACCGCCGGCGCCGGCATGGGTGTCGACTCGGGCCTGCCCGACTTCCGCGGCGACCATGGCTTCTGGAACGCCTACCCCATGTACCGACACCTCGGCATCAACTTTGTCGGCGCCGCCAACCCGGAGCATTTTGAACGCGACCCGGCCTTCGGCTGGGGATTCTATGGTCACCGCACCAACCTCTACCGCGAAACCAAACCACATGCCGGATTCGATCTCCTGCAATCCTGGGCCGCGCGTTTCAATCTCGACACCTTTGTCGTCACCTCCAATGTCGACGGCCAGTTCCAGAAAGCAGGGTTCGCCGAGGAGCAGATCCTCGAAGTACACGGCTCCATCCATCACCTGCAGTGCCTGATTCCCTGCAGCAACGCGATCTGGCCGAACCGGGAAGAGATAGCGGTCGACTTCGACTCGATGCGCGCCGACCGGGTGCCGCAATGCCCCCATTGCGGCGGCACGGCGCGACCGAACATCCTGATGTTCGGCGACTGTTCCTGGTTGCCGCAGCGCAGCCACGGTCAGCAGATGCGTTTCGACCTGTTCTGCGACCAGCACCGCGACCGGCGGCTGGCGGTGGTCGAAATGGGCGCCGGAACCGCCATCCCCACCATCCGCCATATCAGCGAAAGGCTCGGCGGCCGGTCGAACGCCGGGGTGGTCCGCATCAACCCGCGCGAGGCCCATATCCGGCCGCCGCACATCGGTCTACCCTGCGGCGCCCTCGAAGGCTTGCGGGCCATCGATCAACTGCTCAGCTGA